The Georgenia sp. TF02-10 genome window below encodes:
- a CDS encoding DNA-3-methyladenine glycosylase I gives MTPSAQRRTDARPGTASDAASPAPGATTPAAGAAPSAGVVVGEDGLARPAWAAVDPLLRHYYDTEWGMPVTDERGVYERLSLEAFQSGLSWATILRKRDAFRAAFANFAPDVVATYGEDDVDRLLADPGIVRNVAKIRATITNARATRALRAEGGLAELVWSFRPERTPEPATAADVPTRSPESTALAKELRRKGFTFVGPTTMFALMEAIGVVDTHLLGSHRRGSSGVWPR, from the coding sequence ATGACCCCGTCCGCCCAGCGACGCACCGATGCCCGTCCCGGAACGGCGTCGGATGCCGCCTCCCCCGCACCCGGCGCCACGACGCCAGCGGCCGGCGCGGCACCGTCGGCCGGCGTCGTCGTCGGCGAGGACGGCCTCGCCCGGCCCGCCTGGGCCGCGGTGGACCCGCTGCTGCGCCACTACTACGACACCGAGTGGGGCATGCCGGTCACCGACGAGCGCGGGGTGTACGAGCGCCTCAGCCTGGAGGCCTTCCAGTCCGGCCTGTCCTGGGCGACGATCCTGCGCAAGCGGGACGCCTTCCGGGCGGCGTTCGCGAACTTCGCCCCCGACGTCGTCGCAACCTACGGCGAGGACGACGTCGACCGGCTGCTGGCCGATCCCGGCATCGTCCGCAATGTCGCGAAGATCCGGGCCACCATCACCAACGCCCGGGCCACCCGCGCGCTGCGGGCCGAGGGCGGCCTGGCGGAGCTGGTCTGGTCCTTCCGGCCCGAGCGCACGCCCGAGCCGGCCACCGCCGCGGACGTGCCCACCCGCTCCCCCGAGTCGACAGCCCTGGCGAAGGAGCTGCGCCGGAAGGGGTTCACCTTCGTCGGGCCGACGACGATGTTCGCCCTCATGGAGGCGATCGGCGTCGTGGACACGCACCTGCTCGGCAGCCACCGGCGCGGCAGCTCCGGCGTCTGGCCGCGCTGA
- a CDS encoding alpha/beta hydrolase family protein translates to MALIRCDFFSDVLGISTSMQVILPQPTTAQIGMAGAAVAGEPPVLYLLHGLSDDATTWVRRTSVERYVADRGLAVVMPQVDRSFYVDEHHGNRYGTFLTEELPVLVHRFFRVSDRPADTFVAGLSMGGYGAMRWALTAPERFAAAASLSGVLDVAGRGDRGRPDLSRRVFGPAPLRGSEHDLLALLDRADPAALPALYACCGTEDELLADNEVFAAAAAAAGVPLRYVTGPGRHDWAYWDAQIQDVLDWLPLGQAGTGDDGTGGGAAREQPLRAR, encoded by the coding sequence GTGGCGCTGATCCGCTGCGACTTCTTCTCCGACGTGCTCGGGATCAGCACGTCGATGCAGGTGATCCTGCCGCAGCCGACGACGGCCCAGATCGGCATGGCCGGCGCGGCCGTGGCGGGGGAGCCCCCGGTGCTGTACCTGCTGCACGGCCTGTCCGACGACGCGACCACCTGGGTGCGGCGGACCTCGGTGGAGCGCTACGTCGCCGACCGCGGTCTGGCGGTGGTCATGCCGCAGGTGGACCGCAGCTTCTACGTCGACGAGCACCACGGCAACCGCTACGGCACCTTCCTCACCGAGGAGCTGCCCGTGCTCGTCCACCGGTTCTTCCGGGTCTCCGACCGGCCGGCGGACACCTTCGTCGCCGGGCTCTCCATGGGCGGGTACGGGGCGATGCGGTGGGCGCTGACCGCCCCGGAGCGGTTCGCGGCCGCGGCGAGCCTGTCCGGGGTGCTCGACGTCGCCGGCCGGGGTGACCGCGGCCGGCCGGACCTGTCCCGCCGGGTGTTCGGGCCGGCGCCGCTGCGGGGCAGCGAGCACGACCTGCTGGCGCTGCTGGACCGGGCCGACCCGGCGGCGCTGCCGGCGCTGTACGCCTGCTGCGGGACCGAGGACGAGCTCCTGGCCGACAACGAGGTGTTCGCAGCCGCCGCGGCCGCGGCCGGCGTGCCACTGCGCTACGTCACCGGCCCGGGCCGGCACGACTGGGCGTACTGGGACGCCCAGATCCAGGACGTGCTGGACTGGCTGCCGCTCGGCCAGGCCGGCACCGGCGACGACGGCACCGGCGGTGGCGCCGCGAGAGAGCAGCCCCTCCGCGCTCGGTGA
- a CDS encoding biotin transporter BioY: protein MSAVAAPVLADVLPRTRLRDAALVLGGTAFVAVVGQAEVPLPFTPVPLTLGTFGVLLVGAALGPVRAGLSLTLLVLLGVAGVPVFAGGGSGWALASFGYAVGYVPAGVLLGWLARRGADRSVWRTALGAVASTAVVYLVGVPWLMGFLGVGLGQALALGVVPFLVGDVVKAVAAAALLPGTWRLLGRAGRAPGGAGAYRAGAGGARADHAPAPGREADRWR from the coding sequence ATGTCCGCCGTCGCCGCCCCGGTCCTCGCCGACGTCCTGCCCCGCACCCGGCTGCGCGACGCCGCCCTGGTGCTCGGCGGCACCGCCTTCGTCGCGGTCGTAGGGCAGGCGGAGGTGCCGCTGCCGTTCACGCCCGTCCCGCTCACCCTCGGGACGTTCGGCGTCCTGCTGGTCGGGGCGGCGCTCGGGCCGGTGCGGGCCGGGCTGAGCCTGACGCTGCTGGTGCTCCTCGGCGTCGCCGGCGTCCCGGTCTTCGCCGGCGGCGGCAGCGGGTGGGCGCTGGCGTCCTTCGGGTACGCCGTCGGGTACGTGCCGGCCGGGGTGCTGCTCGGCTGGCTGGCCCGCCGCGGCGCCGACCGCTCGGTGTGGCGGACCGCGCTGGGCGCGGTGGCGAGCACCGCCGTCGTCTACCTGGTCGGGGTGCCCTGGCTGATGGGGTTCCTCGGCGTGGGGCTCGGCCAGGCGCTCGCGCTCGGCGTGGTGCCCTTCCTCGTCGGCGACGTGGTCAAGGCGGTGGCCGCCGCCGCGCTGCTGCCCGGCACCTGGCGGCTGCTCGGCCGCGCGGGGCGTGCCCCGGGCGGCGCCGGCGCGTACCGTGCCGGCGCGGGCGGTGCCCGCGCGGACCACGCCCCGGCGCCCGGCCGGGAGGCTGACCGGTGGCGCTGA
- a CDS encoding RNA polymerase-binding protein RbpA, with the protein MAERSLRGMKIGANSLESEEGVDFAPRITAEYTCPDGHTFTLPFSVEAELPPVWECRCGKEALLRDATKPEPKKPVKPPRTHWDMLLERRSIDELEVLLEERLQLLRSGELRRRSA; encoded by the coding sequence ATGGCAGAGCGCTCACTACGTGGCATGAAGATCGGCGCGAACAGCCTCGAGTCCGAGGAGGGCGTGGACTTCGCGCCGCGCATCACGGCCGAGTACACCTGCCCGGACGGGCACACCTTCACCCTGCCGTTCTCGGTCGAGGCCGAGCTGCCGCCGGTGTGGGAGTGCCGGTGCGGCAAGGAGGCCCTGCTGCGCGACGCCACCAAGCCCGAGCCGAAGAAGCCGGTGAAGCCGCCGCGCACGCACTGGGACATGCTCCTGGAGCGGCGCTCCATCGACGAGCTCGAGGTGCTCCTGGAGGAGCGCCTGCAGCTCCTGCGCAGCGGTGAGCTGCGCCGGCGCAGCGCCTGA